From Ureaplasma urealyticum serovar 8 str. ATCC 27618:
GGGCTTTTGTTAATAAAGGTAATGGGGCAAATTTAAATAGTGGAGCAATTGTTTGCATTATTATAGGAATTTTTATTTTTTTATGTTTACTAATTCCTTACTCCATTGTTGCTAATCAAAATAAAAAAATAATGCATGATTATATTGAACATCATTTTAATGAAGCTAATGTTGCTCAACTTATTAAAAAAATTAGTACTTTTTTCCAAGAATTTAGATTATTATCAGGGAGTTTTTTAAATTTTAAACAAAGTAGTCAAGTTATTAATGTTAATTATTGTAATGTTCAATATAGTTTAATTTACTCGTTCCAACCACAGCCACAAGTGCAATTAATGAAAAATAATAACAGTAATAAAATTAGTTCTAAAGAATGAGATTTAAAAGGTAATTATGATTTAAAAATTTATGAACTGCAAAAATGAAATGCAGGTTTTTCTAAATTTTATTTTGAAAATAATGTTGAATCAATTGCTTTTCAAATTGAAACAAAACTAGGAACAATTATTAATGACTTTGAAGAATTATTAATTAAAGGTGGATTTTAGTTCATGAAAAACAATAAAATATTACAAGAACAAATAATAGAACCAAAACTAAGTGATCGCCAAAAAAAAGTATTAAAGTCTATTATTGATGAATACACAATTACAGCAACACCTGTTTCATCAAAACTTTTAGTGCAAAAAGAATTTCAAGACCAATCGTCTGCGACAATTCGTAATGAAATGATGTTACTTGAAAAATTTGGTTTTATTGAAAAACAGCATATTAGTGGTGGACGTGTTCCATCATTAAAAGGATATGATTTTTATAATAAAAATTTAATTAATAAAAATAACGATGTTTCTGATAATTTTAAAATGCGTTTACACAAAATTTTAAGCAAACGTTATTCTAATATTGATGAAATTCTAAATGCTGCAGTAAGCATTATTAATGAAACTACACAACTGCCAGCTGTTGTTACAAAATCAAGTAGTGAAGAATTACTAAAACGCATTGATTTAGTAAAAATAAATGATAATTCTGCATTAGTATTAATTGTAACTTCAAGTGAAAACATTTTAACCCATTCAATTAAACTTGATAAAAACACCAACTTTAATGATTTACAAACTTGCTTTAGTGTTTTAGATGAACGTTTAGTTGATACTAAATTAAGTTTAATTAGTTCTAAATTAGACTTAATTGTTGATATTGTTCGTGCTAAAATCGAAGAAGCAGAATATTACTTTAGTAAAATTGTCCATCGTGTATTTGATTTCTATGCTCACAAACCTACTGTTAATTCTAAAACTTATGGTGTTAAGTATTTAACTAAACATTCTGAATTTGAAGATCAACAAAAACTAAATGATTTACTAAATTTATTAGAAGATAGTACAATTTGACAACAAATTGCTTTAAATAAAAAAACTGATGGCTTAGCAAAGATTATGTTAGGTAATGAAATTGGTCATGAGCATTTAGCAATTGCTACTGCTCAAATTAATTTACCAAATACTAATCGTCAAATTACAGTTGTAGGACCAACAAGAATGGATTATGCAAAAATCAAAGCTTTATTAGATTTTTTAAAAATTGAAGTTGAAAAGATTTTAGGATCATCAAATGAACATTAAAAAAATAAAACAAGAATTTAGCTTTAGTTATGAGTTAATTGAAAAAGAAATCAAAAACATTATTAAAAATTGAGCAATGTTTAAAAATGAATGAGAATTTTTAATGGCAACAATTTATTTTAGTTCCAAGGCAATTTTTAGAGAAATATCATTAAATAATTGAAAAAAATTTAGTAGTTATGCTAATGAAATTTTTTTAGAAATAAATGCTAAAAACAACCCTTTACAAACATTTGATTTAGATTATTGATATTTAGAAATTAAAAAATTAATCCAAGAATTAAGCATTAGCAATCATTTATTAAATGAACAATTAGAACAAATTTATTTAAAATTTTTAATATTTTACTGACATAATATTACAATTCCAAAAACTTATGAAATTGGTGATTTTAGCATTGTTTGTTTACGTAATAAAGCACTTGTTGATTGCATGCAAATTTTACAAGAATATTATCATATAAATGTTGACATTTTAATTGACTTAGTTATTAAACAAATTAAATAAGGAGATTAGCAAATTATGGATGAAAAAACACAAGAAAAAAATAAAAACCTACAAGATTTAAGTCAATTAAAAATTGGCGATGAATTAATGGTGCATGCTTATAAACTTAATGGATGATTATATCGTTCTTGAAATAATCCCAAAGTTGTCTATATCGATGAACAATTATTAATTTTATCTTCGACTAATACCTTAGTAATTACAAGCGAAGAAAAATCGATTCGTAATTTTCCTTCATTTACAAATAAAATGAGTTATTGATTTTTCTTTAAAAACGAGTGGTTTAATCTTATTGCAACTGTTGAAAACGATGGCATTAAATTTTATATTAATGTAGCATCACCTTTTATTTATGAAGAACAAGCAATTAAATACTACGATTTTGATTTAGATTTTAAAATTTCATCTGATGATAAATGAAAAGAAGTGGATATTAATGAATTTATTGAAAATGCTAAGAAATATCATTATTCAGAAACTTTGATTCAAAAAATTTTAAGCGTTGAAACAAAAATTGAAAACTATATTAAAGAGGGTTATTTTCGCAAACTTGTAACACGTCAATTATTAATTAAACTTCATGTTTTAGATCGAGTAGAAGGTTTTAAAAATAATTTTAATAATTACACTAATGAACGCAATTATAATCCCAAAAAATATTTTAATAAAAAAAGTAGTTCACATTATTTTAAAAACAAAAAGGGAAGTAGTAAAGATAATGAATAATGATTATAAAGGTCATATCAAAAAATATTTTGATGATATTTTAAAACAAGCAAAACAAGTTTTACAAAAACGTGATTATGGTTATGCATATGATTTAATTTCAAACGAATTTAATAATCCATTAATTGATTTAAAAACTCTTCAAGAATTTGAAGATTTTGCTTTAGAAATTAAAAAAAGTGCAGAACTTGATTTTATTGATGAAAATGAAGCTAAATTAGCTAAAACAGAGTTTTATCATAAAATTCATGATCCAAAAACAACTTATGTAAGCTTAGCTTATTTAGAAACTTTTTTAATGCGTTTTATTAACGAAATCGATCAATTAGATATTGCATTTTTAAATAATTTATTATCAAATAAAACCATTAATGGATCAACAAAATTAGATATTTTAGATTTATTAGCAGTCAATAATATTGACCAAAATTTTGATTTTTACAATAAATACTTAAAGCAATCCAAAAGCATTAATCCTACCAATCCTAGCGAGCATCATCTAATGGTTGTACAAATTCAAAATTATTTAAATAATGATTTAGCTAAAAATCCTTCATTACTAAATTTAGCAAATAAATTATTAATGATGTATATTACATATCATTTTCCATTTGCATTTACACATGATCCTAATATAATTGCTAAAACAATTATTGATTATACAAAAAGTGCTATGAGTGATTTTGAATGTGAATATAATCAACAACAAAAAGACATTGTTGCATGCATCAATAAAATTTTAGAAGAAGAGCAAGAATAAATTTTTAAATTTGTTAAAATTAAAACAAACAAATAATTAATCATATTTTAGGCACTCGTTTTAAAATTAAAACGAAATATATAATTATTATGTTGAATAATGATTTCAAATGTAATTTGAAACATTATTTTTAACATTTTAAATAAAAAGGATAAACTTATGCCTAAAAAATTTAAAAAATGATTTTTATGAATTTCATTAACACTAGTTTCAACTACGACTTTAATTAGTACATTAGTAAGTTGTGCACAACAAAATAAAATTAGTAAATCAGATTTGTTTGATTTTAGTGAACAAGAACCAACACAATGAGAAAAAGAGATTATTGATTCAGCTAAAAACAAAAATCCTACATTTCATATTAATGAATGAAATGCATCATTTGCGTATTTACAAGAATTTAATGCTATTATTGGTGAACTTGAAGCTAAAAAAGATAATTTAAATAGTAATGATTTTTCAAAAGCTAAAACTAATAAAATCATTACTTTTATTCCTTATGTTGAATTTGATTCTAATAAGTATTTAGGAAATCAAATAATTTCTGATAATACAAGAGTTAATTGACCATCTATTATTAGTCAATACACTAATAACAAACAACATGATTTAATGGCATTTACTAATGATTTATTAATTTATTCTAATTTAAAACAAACACCTAAATATCAAGTAGATAATAAAGATTTAAAAGAAGACTTTGTTAGAAACAATAATTGATTAAATGAAAATATTGATTATCATTTAAGTATTTTTAAAGATATTAAATATGATTTTTATTTAAGTCATTGACTATATCAATATTGAATTGATCAAAATCGTTTAGATGTTGTTTTAAAATTAATTTATCATGCTAATAAAATAATTTTATACCCAGATGGTAATGCTGAATTATATTATGTAGCTAATTATTATGCACAAGCAGTTAAGAATTTAATTAGTAAAGATCCACATTTATCAAAACAAAAGATTGATGATCATTTACATAATTTCATTAATATGAAATCATTTAAAGAAGCAAAAAACTATTTTAGTTCAAAATTAAATAATAATAAAGATTGATTAACAGTTTTTGTTTTAAATAAATTATTTAAAATTTTTGCAATTGATGAGAGTTGAGTAGACTGTGATTATTTTAAATTTAGTAAAGAATTCATGCCTAAATCATATAAAATTCGTACTAATTATGCTAATGTGCTAAATTCACTAAATTTATCATTAACTGCTAAAAATCAATTTAAAAAAAATTTTGAATATGCATTTAGAATGCATAATAAAACATTTTTAGATTTTATTGTTGATGGTAAACAATATTATGATCCTAAAAAGCAAAACTTAATTTTTATGGGTTCTTCACTATTTAAAGATAATGTTTTAAAAGATCGTAAAATTGTTAAACAAGAATTACAACAATGAGCACTAAAAATTAAAAACAAATATCCTAATGCTAATTACTTTTTTAAATTACATCCTATTTATAATCAAAATCAAGTATTAGATTACATTCAAGAAATCACTAACGGAATCTTTAAACCAATTATTTTGGATGCAAAAACACCTTGAGAAAATATCTTATTAAGAGATTATTTATCAATTAAAAATAACAAAGCAGTTTTATTTAAAGACAAAAACACACCCAATTTTTCATTATGAGGTTTTCAACCAACAACATCAGCACTTCTAACGAGTTTTGATTTTATTCGTAATAATACTAAACTAACAAATGATGAAGTACAATCAATTATAGGTTTTGATAATTTTTTAGTCGGTAAAAACTATGATATTTTAAGACGAGATTATGAACCAAATAAAGATTATACAAATCAAAATTTACAAATTTTAGAAAGAACATATGGTCAATTAATTTTTGCAAAAATTTTAAAAAAATTCTATTAATTATTTTTATAAATATGGATGTTTAAAACTTACTTTAACTCTAACTTCTTTAGTTTTAAAATCTGATTGATTACTAAATTCTATTTTATCAACAACTACATTATCGACTTTTGTTTCTAAATCTGCTACTTCATATTTTGGTTCTATTGTTAATACTTGACCAATTGGGTTTAAAATACCTTCTTTATTAATGATTGATAATTGTTCACCTTTTTTTAGTTCAAGAGGTAGTTTAATATAAACTTTGTTATCTTTAATTAAACCAACTGTACTCTGATGGGTTGTTTTTTTATTACTATCAGTAATTGCAACATTAAAATTAAGATTTTTTAATGCATCTTTTTTTTATTTTGCTTAATTTATCAAAATTAGTAATATTATAAACACCATAAAAACTTGTTTTATCAGAGTTAGTAGCAAATAAAAAACTATGCCTAACACTTTCAATTTTTGTTTGTTTTTTAGCATAAGATGATGCAATCGCAACCACACTAGTAGTTAATAAAACTCCACTTAATGACATTGTTAAAAAATTTTTTGTTTTTCAATAATTTCATTTACGAGAATTTCCTAAATATACTAATTGTGTAAAAATTATTTATATTTTAGATGTGATATGTATTAGCAAATAAAATAAAAAATAATTTTATAACAACAATTAAATTTTTAAAATTTGCGAGTATACATTGTAGCAAAAAAACATTATTTTTCACTAAAAAGTTAAACTTTTACATCTTAAACACAATATAAAAAACCACTTGTATGGGTCTTTTTATGACCTTACAAATAGTTTTTTATTATCTAATATATAAGATAAATAACTAAATTATTTTTCTTCCTCAAGCTTCATTTGCTTTAAATATTTACGAATAGCGTATTCAACTTGTAAATTATTATTGCCATTTTCAAAGAAATCATGAATTGTACGAACATCATCAAAATCTTTAATACCATCATCTACAAATCATTTAACGAAACTAAAAGTTTCAAAGTCACCTTCTTCTAAGCATACCTTAGCCATATTAGCAACGTGTTTACGAACTTTTTGTTCTGTTTCTAAGATGTGTTTTACTAATTCTTTAGGATCTGTAGGTTTAAAACTAACATCTACACTAAATTTAGTATGTAATGGAATTTCAATTTTACGTGCATATTCTGAAATTAAATCTTTGTGAACACCTAATTTATCATTACTTAAATCATTAATAAATTTTGCTAAAAAAGGCATACTAAATTGATCATCAGCTATATGAGCATATTGAGCATACACACTTCCTAATTCTAAATTTAAGTTATAATGTGCATTTAAAACATCAATTACTTTTTGAGATTTAACCATAAAATCATCCTCCTTGTGGTTTAAATTCATATATATTATATAAATATTTTATAAATTTATTAAGAATTTTTTAGTAACAAAAAACCTTAAAAACAAGTACGTTTTTAAGGTTTTTAAATCTTCTATGGTTTTCGTAAAATTAATGGTTTTTTATTGAATAATTTTCTTCTAAAGTAATCATGTGCAACAGCATTAATTTTTTCAACATGGTAATAAGTATTGGCTAAAACTCGTAATCCTAATCCAGGAATATCCATTCGTGATACCCCAAATATCATATCCATATCGGGATATTTTTCCTTAACTAAATCACGAATTTTAATCACATCTTCTTCAACAACTTCTTGGTTAATTACAATCATTGTTCCACAATAGTGATAACCATCCATAATACCAAATGCTGATTCATCATTTTTACGTGGTTGAAATTTTAAATTATCAAATAAAACCAATTTATTGTCATAATATATTTTAGTATTTAAATACATTTTTTCGTATTGATAAGCAGATCCATGTGGCGATCAACCAGGACCAAAACATTCTGTGTAAATTAGTGTAGCAGTTGAATCCATTTTAAAATTGTTAAATTGGGCAAATTTTCCATCTTCATACACAATTACATTATCACTTATGTATTCTAAAATACTATTTTTTCCTAATGTAATATTTGTGTGTTGTTCTGAAGTTTTACCATCAACTGCTTTATAAGCTTTGGCTGATGATTGCGTAGTAATAATGCAACGTGCATTTGCTTCAACTTCAAAATCAGAACGATACACTTCACCAGATACATAACCCCCGCCCATACTAATAGTTTGAAAACAGGGATTAATTGGGTCTTCTTCATCTAAAAATAGTGGTTTTGATGAACGATAGAAATTAGTGAAATACACAGTATGCGCCATTTTGTTGTGTGCTTCATCATATGCTACTTTAATGTATAAATAAGCAGCATAATTGTTAATTTTTTCTTTACTTAAAATCATTTGTTAGTCTTATTCTTCAAGTAAAGCTAATTGTAAACGTTTTTCAACTCAATCAGCAACAGATTTTAGACCTTCATCTGTTTTTAAATTTGTTACAAAGAAATCTTTATTACCACGTGATTTTAATGTATCAGCTTTCATTACTTCCACATTAGCACCAACATAAGGAGCTAAATCAACTTTATTGATGATGAATAAATCTGATTTAATCATTCCTTGTCCGCCTTTACGAGGAATTTTTTCCCCTTGGGCAACGTCGATGATGTAAATTGAAAAATCTACTAAATCTGGACTAAATGTTGCTGATAAATTATCTCCACCAGATTCTAAAAATAATAATTGTAAATCAGGGTGTTTATCACACATTTCATCGATTGCAGCAAAGTTCATTGAAGCATCTTCACGAATCGCTGTATGTGGACATCCCCCAGTTTCAACACCAGCAATACGATCAGCTGGTAAAACAGAAGTATTTAATAAAATTCTAGCATCTTCTTTAGTGTAGATATCATTAGTAATCGCTGCCATGCTATACCCTTTTGTTGAAAGGTATCTTGTTAATCTTTCAATTAACATTGTCTTTCCAGCACCAACAGGCCCACCTACACCAATAATTAATGGTCTTTTCATAATTAATCCTCTTTCTCTTGCTTTTTTTAAAATATTGAATTGATATTTTTACGATTAAGATTTACTAAAACTTTAATTATGACATGAACAAGCGAACAGGTGTGTCCTCATGTTCCATTTGTGCAATTTCAAGACCAGGAATATTCTTACAAAAATCTGTTTTAAAATCTAAACTAAAGACTTTATCGATAATGTCATCGAAATAAACATGTTTTAGTTTATGAATGATTTTTTGTCCCTTAACTTGTCCTAGCGGAATTGCACGTACACAGTTTTGCGTTAGCGCAGCAACTGTAGAGTAAAGATGAGTATATAAAGCAGTTTTTAAGTCGATCTTTAAATGCATAGCTAATAAAGCAAACGCAACAGCTGGATTACCATAAGATTTTCGATCTTTTATTCTTTGGGCATATTCAACTAAAAGTTCACAATCAAAAAGCTCATTATATATCTTTACCATTTGTTGGCCAATTCGACGTTGGCCTTCACGAGTCTCTCTTGCTAAACCTTGAAAGTTTATCATTTGATCAATTTCTCAAATAGCATTTATTTTTTGCTTAGGTAATAATTTAAAGATTTGATAAATTGCTAATAAATCACCATGTAACAATTGCTCATTCATATACAGAAGTAACGCTCTAATTAATGAATCACCATCAAAAACAATATCTTTTCTAATGTATGTTTCAATTCCAAAAGAATGACTAAAAGTCCCAATTGGAAAGTTTGCGTTAGTAATCTGCATCAAGTCTAGTAAATTTAAATAGTCACTATTTAGCATCACTACAGTGTCTAAATGCTTCTTTAAGTTTAATCTTTTCTCTTTCATATAGAGCTTTATTATCTTGAAGGTATTGTTCTACTAAATAATCGTATGGAACGATCATTTGTGTTTCAGTAAATTGAGCAGGCATATGACGATTACCTAAATTATGCGCAATCTGTGCCATTTCACCAATTGTACGTGCTGTAATGATAAGCACATCTGATAGTTCTAATCTAATAACAACTAATTTATAATCGTCTTTATACAAGATGTCGCCATCTCTTAATTTTTTGTCCTCTTCTAAACGAATACCATATTCAACATTTTGATCTGATGAAATGATAATCACACGTTTTAAAACGTCGTCGCTTGTTAAATGAATGTTCTCAATTTGGTAACTTTCAACATTTTCGATGTCAGTAATGTTACCTAAAATTTCTTTAAATACAGTCAAGATTTATACCTCGCTTCTTTTAAATGTAGTTGGAAATTGAATTACTAAATCAAAATAATTCAAGAATTAGAATAAGAAGTATCTTTGTGCTAATGGAGCTTCTGTTAGAGGTTCTGCATCAAGTACGTATTTACCGTTTGCAGTTTTCTTTAATTTCTTAGCTAATTCAGCAGCTGGTTGTTCTAATCAGTTTTCTAAGTCGTTGTAGTCAACAGCAGCATCAAATGTTTGAGGATCAACTTCTAGATTTGGAGTTGCTGAGTTTCATTTCATGCTCTTCTTGTTGATTGAACGGCAATTCTTAACTGGTAATAATTCTTTTTCTAGTTTGTATTCTTCTTTAATTCCATTTTCTAGACCAATTTTTGAAACAAAGCTTACTGATGTGCTAGTTAATGAACGTCCATATGTTCCAAATTGATCACGCATAATTACTGGTTCACATGTTGGAATTGAAGCGTTTGGATCCCCTGCTACACAACGAGCAATTACACCCATTTTTACAACATAGTAAGGTTTTGCACCAAAGAATTTAGGTTCTCATGCAACAATATCAGCTAATTTTCCTACTTCGATTGATCCAACGTATGAGTCAATACCATGAGCAATAGCTGGGTTAATTGTATATTTAGCAACATAACGTTTTACACGGTTGTTATCGTTAAATTCGCTATCCCCTTTTAATGCACCAAATTGAGCTTTCATTTTGTGAGCCATTTGTCATGAACGAGTTACAACTTCACCAATACGTCCCATAGCTAATGTATCTGATGACATAATTGAGATTGCACCCATATCGTGTAGTAAGTCTTCAGCTGCAATTGTTTGGCTACGAATACGTGAGTCAGCAAAAGCAACGTCTTCTGGAACCTTAGGATTTAAGTGGTGACATACCATTAACATATCTAAGTGTTCTGCAATTGTGTTTACTGTATATGGAATAGTTGGGTTTGTAGAAGCTGGTAAAATATGTGCATATTTAACAGATTCTAGAATATCTGGAGCATGTCCACCACCAGCACCTTCTGTATGGTAAGCGTGGATTGTACGTCCTTTCATTGCAGCAATTGTATGTTCAACAAATCCTGCTTCGTTTAATGTATCTGTATGGATAGCAACAGCTACATCAGTTTTTTCAGCAACTGTTAATGCTAAGTCAATAGCGTTTCCTGTTGCCCCTCAGTCTTCGTGAATCTTAAGACCACAAGCACCTGCTACGATTTGTTCAAAGATTGGATCTTCCATACCTTGACCTTTAGCTAAGAAACCTGCGTTAATTGGTAATCCATCAGCTGCTTGTAAAGCAGATTTAACTCAGAATTTACCAGGTGAAACAGTTGTAGCTTTTGTACCATCGTTCATACCTGTACCACCAGCAATAACAGTTGTAATACCACCATCTAATGCTACTGGAACAATTTCTGGTTCTAATCAGTGAACGTGAGTATCTAAACCACCAGCTGTATAAATTTTACCTTCACCAGCTGAAACTTCAGTTGAAATACCAACAACCATGTCTACTCCATCAGTTAAATGAGGGTTACCTGATTTACCAATAGATGCAATTTTTCCGTTTTTAATACCGATATCAGCTTTGTAGATACCTGTGTAGTCAAGAATTAATGCGTTTGTAATAACTAAGTCCATTACTTCAGCATTCCCTAACTTGTCGTCTAACTTCATAGTAGAGTTCATCCCCATACCTTCACGTAGAGTTTTACCACCACCGAAGACAGACTCTTCACCATAAGTAGTTAAGTCTTTTTCAACTTTAACTCAAAGATTTGTGTCTCCTAATCTAACGCTATCACCAGTTGTGATACCATATAGATCTGAGTAATTTTTTCTTGAAATTTTAAACATAATGTTCCCCTTCGTCTATATAGAAACTTGTAAATAGATTATTTTTTAAGTTTTCCGTTAACTAAGCCGTTTACACCTCAAACTTCACGTGTTCCGACTAAATCAATAACTGAAACTTCTTTTTTGTCTCCTGGTTCAAAACGAATAGCAGTACCTGATGGAATATCGAAACGACGTCCATAAGCAACTTTACGTTCTTTGTCTTCGTTTCCTTTTTCATCAAAGAATACTAATGCACTATTTGTTTCAAATAAGTGGAAATGTGATCCAACTTGGATAGGACGGTCACCAGTATTTTTAATGCTGATTACTTTTGCTTCTCTACCTTCGTTCATCACAATTTCGCCTTCAGCGAAGTTAATTGCTCCTGGTACTAATTTACCTGGAGTGAATTGATTTGATGATCCTGACATATAATCATTATCTCCTTATAAAATTAAAATTGATTTTACGAATTGTAAAAATTATTTGTAAATTGGGTCGTGTACAGAAACTAGTTTAGTACCATCTGGGAAAGTAACTTCAACTTGGATTATACCAACCATTGTATCTACACCTTCCATAACTTGATCAACACGTAATACTTCACGAGCAGATTGCATTAAGTCAGCAACTAACTTACCATCTCTTGCCCCTTCCACTACGTGGTCAGTAATTAAAGCGACAGCTTCTGAGTAGTTTAATTTTAAACCTCTAGCTAAACGTCTTCTTGCAACGTCAGCAGCTACTGTTACCAATAACTTTTGGATTTCTCTTAATGATAGATTCATTTATTTACCTCTAATATATTCTGTATATTAAGTAATAATGCAATTTTATTTTAACGCTTTTAAAGCAAAAAGTTGCATTAAAATAAGAAAAATTGCTTTTTTGGGTACATCAAGGACATCTGTGATAAAAAAATGTGCTATTCTTAATAAAGAATTCATAAAATTCAAAAAAATATGTTAAG
This genomic window contains:
- the ureB gene encoding urease subunit beta; this translates as MSGSSNQFTPGKLVPGAINFAEGEIVMNEGREAKVISIKNTGDRPIQVGSHFHLFETNSALVFFDEKGNEDKERKVAYGRRFDIPSGTAIRFEPGDKKEVSVIDLVGTREVWGVNGLVNGKLKK
- the ureG gene encoding urease accessory protein UreG, which encodes MKRPLIIGVGGPVGAGKTMLIERLTRYLSTKGYSMAAITNDIYTKEDARILLNTSVLPADRIAGVETGGCPHTAIREDASMNFAAIDEMCDKHPDLQLLFLESGGDNLSATFSPDLVDFSIYIIDVAQGEKIPRKGGQGMIKSDLFIINKVDLAPYVGANVEVMKADTLKSRGNKDFFVTNLKTDEGLKSVADWVEKRLQLALLEE
- the hrcA gene encoding heat-inducible transcriptional repressor HrcA translates to MKNNKILQEQIIEPKLSDRQKKVLKSIIDEYTITATPVSSKLLVQKEFQDQSSATIRNEMMLLEKFGFIEKQHISGGRVPSLKGYDFYNKNLINKNNDVSDNFKMRLHKILSKRYSNIDEILNAAVSIINETTQLPAVVTKSSSEELLKRIDLVKINDNSALVLIVTSSENILTHSIKLDKNTNFNDLQTCFSVLDERLVDTKLSLISSKLDLIVDIVRAKIEEAEYYFSKIVHRVFDFYAHKPTVNSKTYGVKYLTKHSEFEDQQKLNDLLNLLEDSTIWQQIALNKKTDGLAKIMLGNEIGHEHLAIATAQINLPNTNRQITVVGPTRMDYAKIKALLDFLKIEVEKILGSSNEH
- the ureC gene encoding urease subunit alpha, with amino-acid sequence MFKISRKNYSDLYGITTGDSVRLGDTNLWVKVEKDLTTYGEESVFGGGKTLREGMGMNSTMKLDDKLGNAEVMDLVITNALILDYTGIYKADIGIKNGKIASIGKSGNPHLTDGVDMVVGISTEVSAGEGKIYTAGGLDTHVHWLEPEIVPVALDGGITTVIAGGTGMNDGTKATTVSPGKFWVKSALQAADGLPINAGFLAKGQGMEDPIFEQIVAGACGLKIHEDWGATGNAIDLALTVAEKTDVAVAIHTDTLNEAGFVEHTIAAMKGRTIHAYHTEGAGGGHAPDILESVKYAHILPASTNPTIPYTVNTIAEHLDMLMVCHHLNPKVPEDVAFADSRIRSQTIAAEDLLHDMGAISIMSSDTLAMGRIGEVVTRSWQMAHKMKAQFGALKGDSEFNDNNRVKRYVAKYTINPAIAHGIDSYVGSIEVGKLADIVAWEPKFFGAKPYYVVKMGVIARCVAGDPNASIPTCEPVIMRDQFGTYGRSLTSTSVSFVSKIGLENGIKEEYKLEKELLPVKNCRSINKKSMKWNSATPNLEVDPQTFDAAVDYNDLENWLEQPAAELAKKLKKTANGKYVLDAEPLTEAPLAQRYFLF
- a CDS encoding urease subunit gamma → MNLSLREIQKLLVTVAADVARRRLARGLKLNYSEAVALITDHVVEGARDGKLVADLMQSAREVLRVDQVMEGVDTMVGIIQVEVTFPDGTKLVSVHDPIYK
- a CDS encoding DUF3196 family protein, with product MNNDYKGHIKKYFDDILKQAKQVLQKRDYGYAYDLISNEFNNPLIDLKTLQEFEDFALEIKKSAELDFIDENEAKLAKTEFYHKIHDPKTTYVSLAYLETFLMRFINEIDQLDIAFLNNLLSNKTINGSTKLDILDLLAVNNIDQNFDFYNKYLKQSKSINPTNPSEHHLMVVQIQNYLNNDLAKNPSLLNLANKLLMMYITYHFPFAFTHDPNIIAKTIIDYTKSAMSDFECEYNQQQKDIVACINKILEEEQE
- a CDS encoding urease accessory protein UreE translates to MTVFKEILGNITDIENVESYQIENIHLTSDDVLKRVIIISSDQNVEYGIRLEEDKKLRDGDILYKDDYKLVVIRLELSDVLIITARTIGEMAQIAHNLGNRHMPAQFTETQMIVPYDYLVEQYLQDNKALYEREKIKLKEAFRHCSDAK
- a CDS encoding urease accessory protein UreD — encoded protein: MILSKEKINNYAAYLYIKVAYDEAHNKMAHTVYFTNFYRSSKPLFLDEEDPINPCFQTISMGGGYVSGEVYRSDFEVEANARCIITTQSSAKAYKAVDGKTSEQHTNITLGKNSILEYISDNVIVYEDGKFAQFNNFKMDSTATLIYTECFGPGWSPHGSAYQYEKMYLNTKIYYDNKLVLFDNLKFQPRKNDESAFGIMDGYHYCGTMIVINQEVVEEDVIKIRDLVKEKYPDMDMIFGVSRMDIPGLGLRVLANTYYHVEKINAVAHDYFRRKLFNKKPLILRKP
- a CDS encoding urease accessory protein UreF; translation: MMLNSDYLNLLDLMQITNANFPIGTFSHSFGIETYIRKDIVFDGDSLIRALLLYMNEQLLHGDLLAIYQIFKLLPKQKINAIWEIDQMINFQGLARETREGQRRIGQQMVKIYNELFDCELLVEYAQRIKDRKSYGNPAVAFALLAMHLKIDLKTALYTHLYSTVAALTQNCVRAIPLGQVKGQKIIHKLKHVYFDDIIDKVFSLDFKTDFCKNIPGLEIAQMEHEDTPVRLFMS
- a CDS encoding ferritin-like domain-containing protein; this translates as MVKSQKVIDVLNAHYNLNLELGSVYAQYAHIADDQFSMPFLAKFINDLSNDKLGVHKDLISEYARKIEIPLHTKFSVDVSFKPTDPKELVKHILETEQKVRKHVANMAKVCLEEGDFETFSFVKWFVDDGIKDFDDVRTIHDFFENGNNNLQVEYAIRKYLKQMKLEEEK
- a CDS encoding DUF402 domain-containing protein, which encodes MDEKTQEKNKNLQDLSQLKIGDELMVHAYKLNGWLYRSWNNPKVVYIDEQLLILSSTNTLVITSEEKSIRNFPSFTNKMSYWFFFKNEWFNLIATVENDGIKFYINVASPFIYEEQAIKYYDFDLDFKISSDDKWKEVDINEFIENAKKYHYSETLIQKILSVETKIENYIKEGYFRKLVTRQLLIKLHVLDRVEGFKNNFNNYTNERNYNPKKYFNKKSSSHYFKNKKGSSKDNE